The Marivivens sp. LCG002 genome contains a region encoding:
- a CDS encoding TrgA family protein, with protein sequence MPTMSRLLGAVFFAAIFGYASVLALADYPRPVPPSFFLEINIAVASAMGWHLVGRVPGDRIAVGFANGITGSVVISFLAMGVHGAIQMFKFTRDLRYDGIMDALVGVLEAALELAKSIQSPELTAVVFGGGAVAGILLQILNKRFG encoded by the coding sequence ATGCCAACGATGAGCCGACTGCTCGGTGCAGTCTTTTTCGCCGCTATTTTCGGATATGCTTCGGTGCTCGCGCTTGCGGATTATCCAAGACCTGTTCCGCCGTCTTTCTTTCTTGAAATCAATATTGCGGTGGCGAGTGCGATGGGGTGGCATCTTGTGGGACGTGTGCCCGGCGATAGGATTGCGGTTGGCTTTGCCAACGGCATCACGGGGTCTGTCGTGATCTCGTTCCTTGCGATGGGGGTGCATGGGGCCATCCAGATGTTCAAATTCACCCGAGACCTTCGCTATGACGGTATCATGGATGCCTTGGTCGGAGTGCTCGAGGCGGCTTTGGAACTCGCCAAGTCGATCCAAAGCCCTGAATTGACTGCTGTCGTCTTCGGCGGTGGTGCCGTCGCGGGTATTTTGCTTCAAATTCTCAACAAGCGATTTGGCTGA
- a CDS encoding cyclopropane-fatty-acyl-phospholipid synthase family protein: MIQNDIKSETNLPRYFTQVSSMLSKMERGRLDVTLPDGRRFQFQGKAPGYVAEVTIHNPDLFARLIREGDLGFCEAYLDGWWSTPDLMTFMDFIHDTSEEMYDSFPGQALLRLYEQMRFWMQRNSKRQAKKNISAHYDLGNDFYALWLDETMTYSSALFKTGQESLETAQTQKYASIVDLMGVKEGDHVLEIGCGWGGFAEYAAKERGLKVTCLTISKEQYKYAVERIEKAGLSDRVTFKLQDYRDERGTYDGIASIEMFEAVGRQYWPAYFETVRERLKPGKKATLQIITIKDSRWAVYNSGVDFIQKYIFPGGMLPSPSILREEVRKSGLKVDGSIEFGESYSQTLRRWYETFNARWDEVKAFGFDDRFKRMWNFYLASCAGTFHVGNCDVTQITISRPM, from the coding sequence ATGATCCAGAACGATATCAAGTCCGAAACGAACCTACCGCGTTATTTCACGCAGGTGTCATCAATGCTCTCGAAGATGGAGAGAGGTCGGCTTGATGTGACGCTCCCCGACGGGCGGCGCTTCCAGTTTCAGGGCAAGGCTCCGGGTTACGTTGCGGAAGTCACCATTCACAATCCCGATCTCTTCGCGCGGCTGATCCGCGAGGGTGATCTTGGATTTTGCGAGGCCTATCTCGACGGATGGTGGAGCACGCCCGATCTGATGACTTTCATGGACTTCATCCATGACACCTCGGAAGAAATGTATGACAGCTTCCCGGGCCAGGCATTGCTCCGTCTTTACGAGCAGATGCGGTTCTGGATGCAGCGCAATTCCAAACGTCAGGCGAAAAAGAACATCAGTGCGCATTACGATCTCGGCAATGATTTCTATGCGCTCTGGCTGGACGAGACGATGACCTATTCCTCGGCTCTGTTCAAAACGGGTCAGGAAAGTCTCGAGACCGCGCAGACACAGAAATACGCGTCGATTGTCGATCTTATGGGCGTGAAAGAGGGCGATCATGTCCTTGAGATCGGCTGTGGCTGGGGCGGGTTTGCCGAATACGCCGCCAAAGAGCGCGGGCTCAAGGTGACGTGCCTTACGATCAGTAAAGAGCAGTATAAGTATGCTGTGGAACGCATTGAAAAAGCCGGTCTTTCGGATCGCGTGACCTTCAAGCTTCAGGACTATCGCGACGAACGTGGCACCTATGACGGTATCGCCAGCATCGAGATGTTCGAAGCAGTCGGACGCCAGTATTGGCCCGCCTATTTCGAAACCGTGCGCGAACGGTTGAAACCCGGGAAAAAGGCGACCCTCCAGATCATCACGATCAAGGACTCGCGTTGGGCGGTCTATAACAGCGGTGTCGACTTCATCCAGAAGTACATCTTTCCCGGCGGTATGCTTCCCAGCCCGTCGATCTTGCGCGAAGAGGTGCGCAAATCGGGGCTCAAGGTGGATGGCTCGATCGAATTCGGCGAAAGCTACAGCCAGACGCTGCGCCGCTGGTACGAGACGTTCAACGCGCGTTGGGACGAGGTCAAAGCCTTTGGTTTCGATGATCGTTTCAAAAGAATGTGGAACTTTTATCTTGCGTCTTGCGCCGGAACCTTTCACGTCGGAAATTGTGACGTAACTCAAATCACGATTTCGCGGCCCATGTGA
- a CDS encoding deoxyribodipyrimidine photo-lyase gives MSEKPPILMWFRRDLRLSDHEALTAACQSGRPVIPVFLHDELTRSHGAAPLMRLGQSVESLQRALEENGSRLILRKGPALETLLQLIEETGAGSVYWSRMYDPVTRKRDETVKAALKERGIDAKSFAGQVLFEPWTVQTGTGGFYRVYTPMWKTVKDRAVPDAIAKPTAIPAPETWPQSDTLESWALAAAMRRGASIVAAWQCVGEGAARKRLDDFFDAKVEAYKERRDFPAEEATSQLSENLAYGEISPRVIWHAGWRAHHEGAKGAEHFVKELVWREFSYHLAYHTPEIVERNWRPEWDEFPWNEDESHPNVIAWKQGRTGEPFVDAAMREMYVTGKMHNRARMIVASYLCKHLMSHWKIGQRWFEECLTDWDPAANAMGWQWTAGSGPDAAPYFRIFNPATQLEKFDAKDAYRRRWIAEGSARPSETALSYFDAVPLSWGLDPKASYPERIVTLAEGRDRALAAYEAR, from the coding sequence ATGAGCGAAAAACCCCCCATTCTCATGTGGTTCCGCCGAGATCTTCGGCTTTCCGATCACGAGGCATTGACTGCTGCCTGTCAGTCGGGGCGGCCTGTGATCCCGGTATTTCTGCATGACGAGTTGACCCGTTCGCATGGTGCAGCGCCTCTGATGCGGCTTGGCCAATCGGTGGAAAGCCTTCAGCGCGCGCTTGAGGAAAACGGCTCTCGGTTGATCCTGCGCAAAGGTCCCGCGCTCGAAACGCTCCTCCAGCTTATCGAGGAGACGGGGGCAGGTTCGGTTTATTGGTCACGCATGTATGACCCCGTGACCCGCAAGCGCGATGAAACCGTCAAGGCTGCGCTCAAAGAACGCGGGATCGATGCCAAGAGTTTCGCGGGGCAAGTGCTCTTTGAGCCTTGGACGGTGCAGACGGGCACTGGAGGGTTCTATCGCGTTTACACGCCGATGTGGAAAACCGTAAAGGATCGTGCGGTTCCCGATGCCATTGCAAAACCCACGGCAATCCCAGCGCCCGAGACTTGGCCTCAGAGCGATACCTTGGAGAGCTGGGCGCTTGCCGCAGCGATGCGGCGCGGCGCATCGATTGTCGCGGCGTGGCAATGTGTCGGTGAGGGCGCTGCACGCAAGCGACTTGACGATTTTTTCGATGCAAAGGTCGAAGCCTATAAGGAGCGGCGCGATTTTCCCGCCGAAGAGGCAACATCGCAGCTTTCCGAGAACCTCGCCTATGGTGAAATTTCACCGCGCGTGATCTGGCATGCGGGCTGGCGTGCGCATCACGAGGGAGCAAAAGGGGCCGAGCATTTCGTCAAAGAGTTGGTCTGGCGCGAATTCTCCTATCATCTCGCCTATCATACCCCCGAGATCGTCGAGCGGAACTGGCGCCCTGAGTGGGACGAATTTCCGTGGAACGAGGACGAAAGCCACCCCAATGTGATCGCATGGAAACAGGGGCGCACGGGCGAACCTTTTGTCGATGCCGCCATGCGCGAGATGTATGTTACAGGTAAAATGCACAATCGCGCGCGGATGATTGTTGCGTCATATCTTTGCAAGCATCTGATGTCCCATTGGAAAATCGGCCAACGCTGGTTCGAGGAGTGTTTGACCGATTGGGACCCCGCGGCAAATGCGATGGGGTGGCAGTGGACGGCGGGGTCGGGGCCCGATGCGGCGCCTTATTTCCGCATTTTCAATCCCGCGACCCAGCTCGAGAAATTCGATGCCAAGGACGCCTATCGCCGTCGCTGGATCGCGGAAGGCTCGGCGCGCCCGAGTGAAACCGCGCTGAGTTACTTTGATGCAGTGCCGCTGAGTTGGGGGCTTGATCCCAAGGCTTCCTATCCCGAACGCATCGTGACTTTGGCCGAGGGACGGGACCGCGCCTTGGCCGCTTACGAGGCGCGTTAA
- the xth gene encoding exodeoxyribonuclease III has product MKIATFNINGVKARITALTDWLTESKPDVAILQEIKSVDEGFPREIFEDMGYNVETHGQKGFNGVALLSKFPLEDVVRGLPGDETDEQARWIEATVVGDKAVRICGLYLPNGNPVPGPKYDYKLAWMERLRTRAEALLADEMPALMVGDYNIIPQAEDAARPDAWREDALFRLESREAFRRILNLGFTEAFRTQTSAAGHYSFWDYQAGAWDRNDGIRIDHFLLTPQCADLLNECWIEKDVRGREKPSDHVPVWVDLAA; this is encoded by the coding sequence ATGAAAATCGCAACATTCAACATCAACGGTGTCAAAGCCCGTATCACCGCTTTGACGGACTGGCTGACCGAGAGCAAACCCGATGTTGCGATCCTCCAAGAGATCAAATCCGTCGACGAAGGTTTCCCCCGCGAGATTTTCGAGGATATGGGCTATAACGTCGAAACCCACGGCCAAAAAGGCTTCAACGGTGTCGCTCTATTGTCGAAATTCCCGCTCGAGGATGTGGTGCGCGGCCTTCCCGGTGACGAGACCGACGAACAGGCCCGCTGGATCGAAGCGACCGTTGTCGGTGACAAAGCCGTTCGGATCTGCGGGCTTTATCTTCCCAACGGCAATCCCGTGCCGGGTCCCAAGTATGACTACAAACTCGCATGGATGGAGCGTCTGAGAACGCGGGCAGAGGCGCTTTTGGCCGATGAAATGCCCGCGCTCATGGTCGGCGACTATAACATCATCCCCCAAGCCGAAGATGCCGCTCGCCCCGACGCCTGGCGCGAGGACGCGCTCTTCCGACTCGAAAGCCGCGAAGCATTTCGCCGCATCCTGAACCTCGGCTTCACCGAGGCCTTCAGAACCCAAACAAGCGCAGCGGGTCACTATTCCTTTTGGGATTATCAAGCGGGCGCATGGGACCGGAACGACGGCATCCGCATCGACCACTTCCTCCTGACGCCGCAATGCGCCGATCTTCTGAATGAGTGCTGGATCGAAAAAGACGTGCGCGGACGTGAAAAGCCGTCGGACCACGTGCCTGTTTGGGTGGATCTCGCAGCCTAG
- a CDS encoding FAD-dependent monooxygenase: MTNDKHQDQARSLAGLSVAVLGGGVGGLASALAFARRGASVRVFEQAAELREVGAGLQITPNGAAVLRALGLSDAADHRSIQAAAVMPMDALTGRAVTRFDLGQLGGEPYRFFHRADLLDLLAEGCAEAGVEIVLDAKAVEVTQSGVVGFENGQTIEADLVVGADGLHSVTRKRLNGEDAPFFTGQVAWRSVVKVKDEDPIARIWMAPHRHVVTYPLIGGRLNVVAVQERKEWAAEGWNFFDEPHALQAAFADCSAALRSVLSEVQTVRLWGLFRHPVAEVWHSGKVALVGDAAHPTLPFLAQGANLAFEDAYVLARAVAENGVEAGLGLYQAKRRARVIRAIEAANANATNYHLSGVKRFVAHKGLKTLGLVAPRAFLDRMDWLYGHDVTA, from the coding sequence ATGACAAACGATAAACACCAAGATCAGGCCCGCTCGCTCGCGGGCCTTTCTGTTGCTGTTCTCGGCGGCGGGGTCGGTGGGCTTGCTTCGGCTTTGGCCTTTGCCAGACGGGGCGCCTCGGTCCGCGTCTTTGAACAGGCGGCCGAACTGCGCGAGGTCGGGGCAGGGCTCCAGATCACGCCCAACGGAGCCGCCGTTCTACGCGCGTTGGGATTGTCGGATGCGGCCGATCACCGGTCGATCCAGGCCGCTGCGGTCATGCCGATGGACGCACTCACGGGGCGCGCAGTGACGCGGTTCGATCTGGGGCAACTGGGGGGCGAGCCTTACCGCTTTTTCCATCGGGCAGATCTTCTCGATCTTCTTGCCGAAGGCTGTGCCGAGGCGGGCGTCGAAATCGTTCTCGATGCGAAAGCGGTTGAAGTCACACAAAGCGGCGTGGTCGGGTTCGAGAACGGGCAGACCATCGAAGCCGATCTGGTGGTCGGCGCCGACGGTCTCCATTCGGTTACGCGCAAACGCCTCAATGGAGAGGATGCGCCGTTCTTCACGGGGCAGGTTGCATGGCGTTCGGTCGTCAAAGTCAAAGACGAAGACCCGATTGCCCGCATCTGGATGGCGCCGCACCGTCATGTTGTCACCTATCCGCTGATCGGGGGTCGTCTGAACGTTGTTGCCGTGCAGGAACGCAAAGAATGGGCCGCCGAAGGGTGGAACTTTTTTGATGAGCCGCATGCGCTCCAAGCCGCCTTTGCCGATTGTAGCGCGGCGCTCCGTTCGGTTTTGTCCGAGGTGCAGACTGTGCGGCTTTGGGGGTTGTTCCGCCATCCCGTGGCCGAAGTCTGGCACAGCGGCAAAGTCGCACTCGTCGGGGACGCTGCTCATCCGACCCTTCCGTTTCTGGCGCAAGGGGCAAATCTTGCGTTCGAGGATGCCTATGTTCTTGCGCGCGCGGTTGCCGAAAACGGGGTCGAGGCGGGGCTTGGACTGTATCAGGCCAAGCGTCGTGCGCGGGTGATCCGCGCGATCGAGGCGGCGAATGCCAATGCGACGAACTATCATCTGTCGGGCGTTAAACGCTTTGTCGCCCACAAGGGACTTAAAACCCTAGGACTTGTTGCGCCGCGTGCGTTTCTGGACCGCATGGATTGGCTCTATGGCCATGATGTGACGGCCTAG
- the dksA gene encoding RNA polymerase-binding protein DksA has translation MKAENFLPEDYRPAEDEPFMNERQLEYFRRKLLAWKAEILEDSRDTIEGMKDSTRNIPDIADRASEETDRALELRTRDRERKLVSKIDAALRRIENGEFGYCEVTGEPISLKRLDARPIATMTLEAQERHERREKVHRDD, from the coding sequence ATGAAAGCGGAGAACTTTCTTCCTGAGGATTATCGTCCGGCTGAGGACGAACCTTTCATGAACGAGCGTCAGCTCGAGTATTTTCGTCGTAAGCTTTTGGCGTGGAAGGCGGAAATCCTCGAGGATAGCCGCGATACCATCGAAGGGATGAAAGACTCGACTCGCAATATTCCCGATATCGCCGATCGTGCCTCGGAAGAGACGGATCGCGCTTTGGAATTGCGGACTCGGGATCGCGAGCGCAAGCTGGTGTCCAAGATCGACGCGGCCTTGCGCCGTATCGAGAACGGTGAATTCGGCTATTGCGAAGTAACGGGCGAACCGATCAGCCTCAAGCGGCTTGATGCGCGTCCGATCGCCACGATGACGCTCGAAGCGCAAGAGCGCCACGAGCGCCGCGAAAAAGTGCATCGTGACGACTGA
- a CDS encoding MoxR family ATPase, producing MHFTGTKSYVATQDLKVAVNAAITLERPLLVKGEPGTGKTELARQVANALDLSMIEWNIKSTTKAQQGLYEYDAVSRLRDSQLGDERVHDVKNYIRKGKLWQAFETESRVVLLIDEIDKADIEFPNDLLQELDKMEFHVYETGETIKAKIRPIVIITSNNEKDLPDAFLRRCFFHYIRFPDPDTLAKIVEVHHPGIKPRLLEAALTQFYEIRETNGLKKKPSTSEVLDWLKLLLAEDLTPEDLKADPSSLLPRLHGALLKNEQDVQLFEKLAFLNRRR from the coding sequence ATGCATTTCACCGGAACAAAATCATACGTTGCAACACAAGACCTTAAGGTTGCAGTCAACGCCGCGATCACACTCGAGCGCCCGCTTCTCGTCAAAGGCGAGCCGGGAACGGGTAAAACCGAGCTGGCGCGCCAGGTGGCAAATGCGCTCGATCTTTCGATGATCGAGTGGAACATCAAATCGACGACCAAGGCGCAACAGGGTCTCTATGAGTATGATGCCGTCAGCCGACTTCGCGATAGCCAGTTGGGCGATGAGCGGGTGCATGACGTCAAGAACTACATCCGCAAAGGCAAACTCTGGCAGGCGTTCGAAACCGAGAGTCGCGTCGTGCTTCTCATCGACGAGATCGACAAAGCTGATATCGAATTTCCCAATGATCTGTTGCAGGAACTCGATAAAATGGAGTTCCACGTTTACGAAACGGGCGAGACGATCAAGGCCAAGATCCGCCCCATCGTTATCATCACATCGAACAACGAAAAGGATCTTCCCGATGCCTTTTTGCGGCGATGTTTTTTCCACTACATCCGTTTTCCCGATCCCGACACGCTCGCCAAAATCGTCGAGGTGCATCACCCCGGCATCAAACCGCGCCTGCTCGAAGCCGCGTTGACCCAGTTTTACGAAATTCGCGAAACGAACGGGCTCAAGAAAAAACCATCGACCTCCGAAGTGCTCGATTGGCTCAAATTGCTTCTGGCCGAAGACCTCACGCCCGAGGACCTCAAAGCCGATCCGAGCTCACTCTTGCCACGTTTGCACGGGGCGCTTTTGAAGAACGAACAAGACGTTCAGCTTTTTGAAAAACTGGCCTTCCTCAATCGTCGTCGCTGA
- a CDS encoding DUF2927 domain-containing protein — translation MRKLALAAITALSACTPTPQDPPGRAAVNPDSLPPMKSFLGTRVSPSTRPNAEIARDFLDLSFQMESGRAIPRLTRFEGPISVRVDGMVPPSLVPDLRTLLSRFRAEAGLDIFLTGAEQANISVVAVPRDELSRAVPKAACFVVPRVSSWEEFKASRNTPVVDWTTLERRDRAAVFVPSDVAPQEIRDCLHEELAQALGPLNDLYRLPDSVFNDDNMHAVLTGFDMLVLRAYYDPALRNGMTRGEVATRIPSILARINPSGENKPARPQNDTTRDWIEAMEAALSSGSTPLRRRAAAETAMNLGRAFGWSGTREGFALFAYGRLNVGSDPTLALGAFRAADRAYRESPETRLQTAHVAVQLAAFSLSSGDGYGTLSIVDEAIPIAAENENAALLATLLMFKSEALRLLGRDAEAQTVRLDSLAWARYGFGSEQKVSARLAEVSSLSPR, via the coding sequence ATGAGAAAGCTTGCTCTTGCCGCCATTACGGCGCTCTCCGCTTGCACTCCGACACCACAGGACCCACCCGGTCGCGCGGCGGTCAACCCGGACTCTCTTCCTCCGATGAAGAGCTTTTTGGGCACGCGGGTCAGCCCCTCGACGCGGCCCAACGCCGAAATCGCGCGCGATTTTCTCGACCTGTCGTTCCAAATGGAAAGCGGCCGTGCAATCCCGCGACTCACCCGCTTCGAAGGTCCGATCAGCGTGCGCGTCGACGGCATGGTGCCGCCGAGCCTCGTGCCCGACCTCCGTACGCTTTTATCGCGTTTTCGCGCAGAAGCAGGGCTTGATATTTTCCTGACTGGCGCAGAACAGGCGAATATTTCCGTTGTCGCCGTGCCCCGCGACGAACTCAGCCGCGCAGTCCCCAAAGCCGCCTGTTTCGTGGTGCCCCGCGTTTCAAGCTGGGAAGAATTCAAAGCGAGCCGCAATACACCCGTGGTCGATTGGACCACACTTGAACGTCGGGACCGTGCGGCGGTCTTCGTGCCTTCCGATGTTGCTCCACAAGAAATCCGCGATTGCCTTCATGAGGAGCTCGCTCAGGCGCTAGGGCCTTTGAACGATCTTTACCGCCTGCCTGATTCCGTTTTCAACGACGACAACATGCATGCGGTGCTTACGGGCTTTGATATGCTCGTGCTCAGGGCCTATTACGACCCCGCCCTTCGCAACGGAATGACCCGAGGCGAAGTCGCCACCCGTATCCCGTCGATCCTCGCACGGATCAACCCGTCGGGTGAAAATAAACCCGCCCGCCCGCAAAACGACACCACGCGCGACTGGATCGAAGCGATGGAAGCGGCTTTGTCATCGGGGAGCACCCCGCTTCGCCGCCGCGCCGCTGCCGAAACCGCCATGAACCTCGGCCGCGCCTTTGGCTGGTCAGGCACCCGCGAAGGCTTTGCTCTTTTTGCCTATGGTCGCCTGAACGTCGGCTCTGACCCGACGCTAGCACTTGGCGCCTTCCGCGCCGCCGACCGTGCCTATCGCGAGTCGCCCGAAACGCGTCTCCAGACGGCACATGTCGCCGTGCAGCTTGCCGCCTTTAGCCTGTCTTCGGGGGACGGCTATGGAACACTCTCCATCGTGGACGAGGCGATCCCAATTGCTGCCGAGAATGAAAACGCGGCTCTTCTCGCCACGCTTTTGATGTTCAAGTCCGAAGCACTACGACTGCTTGGCCGCGACGCCGAGGCGCAGACGGTGCGTCTGGACAGTCTGGCTTGGGCGCGTTACGGATTTGGTTCAGAACAGAAAGTAAGTGCCCGTCTGGCAGAGGTCTCGTCCCTGAGCCCGCGCTAG
- a CDS encoding VWA domain-containing protein: MFLPFFSTLRDEGVPVSLREFLTFLEGLAQNLVIYDTEGFYLLARTILVKDERHLDRFDRAFSKSFSGLDTISPEAMIEAMDLPRDWLEKLAEKTLSDEEKSKIEALGGFDKLMETLRERLKEQQKRHQGGNKWIGTAGTSPFGAYGYNPEGVRIGQDKSRHQRAVKVWDKREFRNLDDTRELGTRNIKVALKRLRKWARTGAAEELDLDQTISSTAKHGYLDVQTRPERRNAVKVLLFFDVGGSMDPHIRVLEELFSAAKAEFKHLEHFYFHNCLYEGVWRDNARRWNAQTPTWEVLRTYGPDYKCIFVGDASMSPYEIAYQGGANEHWNEESGEVWLRRAIEHWPQTLWINPVQEEHWKYTHSIGMIRTIFGADRMVPMTLEGLERGFKLLAR; this comes from the coding sequence ATGTTCCTCCCCTTCTTCTCGACCCTGAGAGACGAAGGCGTTCCTGTTTCGCTGCGCGAGTTCCTCACCTTTCTCGAGGGTCTCGCTCAAAACCTTGTGATCTATGACACCGAAGGGTTCTACCTTTTGGCCCGCACGATCCTCGTCAAGGACGAGCGTCATCTTGATCGTTTCGACCGTGCCTTTTCCAAGAGCTTTTCCGGCCTTGATACGATCTCGCCCGAAGCGATGATAGAAGCAATGGATCTTCCGCGGGACTGGCTCGAAAAGCTCGCCGAAAAGACCCTTTCGGACGAAGAAAAGTCCAAGATCGAGGCGCTGGGCGGCTTCGACAAGCTCATGGAAACCCTGCGCGAACGTTTGAAGGAACAGCAAAAGCGCCATCAGGGCGGCAACAAATGGATCGGCACCGCAGGCACATCACCCTTTGGTGCCTATGGTTACAATCCCGAAGGCGTGCGTATCGGCCAAGACAAATCACGTCATCAACGCGCTGTAAAAGTCTGGGATAAAAGAGAATTCCGAAATCTGGACGACACGCGCGAACTTGGCACGCGGAATATCAAGGTTGCTCTCAAGCGTTTGCGTAAATGGGCGCGCACGGGTGCTGCCGAAGAACTGGACCTGGATCAGACGATCTCGTCCACCGCCAAGCACGGCTATCTTGACGTCCAGACCCGCCCCGAGAGACGCAACGCGGTCAAAGTTCTTTTGTTCTTTGATGTCGGCGGCTCGATGGACCCGCATATCCGCGTTCTGGAAGAGCTTTTTTCCGCCGCAAAAGCCGAGTTCAAGCACCTTGAACACTTCTACTTCCACAACTGCCTCTACGAAGGCGTGTGGCGCGACAATGCGCGCCGCTGGAACGCACAGACCCCGACGTGGGAAGTGCTGCGCACTTATGGCCCCGACTACAAATGCATTTTTGTCGGTGACGCCTCTATGTCGCCCTATGAAATCGCCTATCAGGGTGGTGCGAACGAACATTGGAACGAAGAATCCGGCGAGGTCTGGCTCCGCCGCGCGATCGAACACTGGCCGCAAACGCTCTGGATCAACCCCGTTCAGGAAGAGCACTGGAAATACACCCACTCGATCGGCATGATCCGCACGATCTTCGGTGCGGACCGCATGGTGCCGATGACACTCGAGGGGCTCGAACGCGGCTTCAAACTCCTTGCGCGGTGA
- a CDS encoding DedA family protein produces MTDWLLLNLTTYGYSLLFLTTFLSCLALPVPASLAMMTAGAFAASGDLILWATAGSALGGAVLGDQTGFILARMGSGRLSPYMLRHRGRAKLISRAKRLTERYGGPGIFLSRWLVSPLGPYANFVSGATHYQWHRFTLWGVSGELVWVVIYTSLGYIFAANIDLVAQIAADTSGLIAASAITVGIGLYLIHAMHRHAKRRRA; encoded by the coding sequence ATGACGGATTGGCTCCTTCTCAATCTGACGACCTATGGCTACTCGCTGTTGTTTCTGACAACCTTTCTGAGCTGCCTCGCCCTGCCCGTTCCTGCGTCTTTGGCAATGATGACGGCGGGGGCCTTTGCGGCTTCGGGCGATCTTATTCTTTGGGCCACCGCAGGCTCGGCCTTGGGGGGCGCGGTGCTCGGCGACCAGACAGGGTTCATTCTGGCGCGCATGGGATCGGGCCGACTGTCGCCCTATATGCTGCGTCACCGCGGACGTGCCAAACTGATCTCGCGGGCAAAGCGTCTGACCGAGCGCTATGGCGGGCCGGGGATATTCCTCTCCCGCTGGCTCGTCAGCCCGCTTGGGCCATATGCGAATTTCGTAAGCGGCGCGACCCATTACCAGTGGCACCGCTTCACCCTCTGGGGCGTCTCGGGTGAACTCGTCTGGGTCGTCATTTACACCAGCCTTGGATATATCTTTGCCGCAAACATCGACCTAGTGGCACAGATCGCCGCCGATACCAGCGGGCTTATTGCTGCAAGTGCCATAACGGTCGGCATCGGGCTTTACCTGATCCACGCCATGCATCGTCACGCGAAACGTCGGAGGGCCTAG
- a CDS encoding M48 family metallopeptidase codes for MLRYTPILLALLYGVGLYLFSAHRTKKHLAEQSVELADPSLLPILQRLAKALDLPRIRVFVYNVPQVNGLAAPDGKIYLTRGFLDKYRSGEISDTELASVIAHEMGHVALGHTRRRLIDFSSQNALRTALAMFLGRILPGIGPFLANAAMSLLMARLSRGDEYEADAYASALLIKAGIGTEPQISLFRKLDRLTGGAGGNSPAWLLSHPKTQARIHAIERNSEKWQG; via the coding sequence ATGCTCCGTTATACACCCATCCTTCTTGCGCTCCTTTACGGGGTCGGCCTCTATCTTTTTTCAGCCCATCGCACGAAAAAGCATCTGGCGGAACAGTCGGTCGAGCTTGCCGATCCTTCGCTGCTTCCGATCCTTCAAAGACTTGCCAAGGCGCTTGATCTGCCCCGCATCAGGGTCTTTGTCTATAACGTCCCGCAAGTGAACGGGCTCGCCGCGCCCGACGGCAAGATTTACCTCACGCGCGGTTTTCTCGACAAATACCGCAGCGGCGAGATCAGCGACACAGAACTGGCCAGTGTGATCGCCCATGAAATGGGGCATGTCGCCTTGGGCCATACCCGCAGGCGCCTGATCGACTTTTCGTCCCAGAACGCCTTGCGCACCGCGCTGGCGATGTTTCTCGGACGTATTCTTCCCGGAATCGGGCCGTTTCTGGCGAATGCCGCGATGTCGCTTCTGATGGCGCGGCTTTCGCGCGGCGACGAATACGAGGCGGACGCCTATGCCAGCGCCCTTTTGATCAAGGCGGGGATCGGGACCGAGCCGCAAATCTCGCTCTTTCGCAAACTCGATCGCCTGACGGGGGGCGCGGGTGGAAATAGCCCCGCTTGGCTTCTCAGCCATCCCAAAACCCAAGCCCGCATTCACGCCATCGAGCGCAATTCCGAAAAGTGGCAGGGTTAG
- a CDS encoding RSP_2648 family PIN domain-containing protein, whose translation MTKRRMLLDACVLFPTVMREVLLAVADEGLYEPRWSPRILEEWARATVKLGDGAEAIARGEIVQLGLRFPVASIRIREGIEGRLWLPDPADVHVLAAAISGSCDAIVTMNVSDFPLNLLRDEGIERVDPDGFLYGLWLDAPEAVERACARVSAEAERLSGMPWEMRKLMKKARLPRLGKALA comes from the coding sequence ATGACCAAGCGGCGCATGCTCCTTGACGCTTGCGTCCTTTTTCCGACCGTCATGCGCGAAGTGCTCCTCGCGGTCGCGGACGAGGGGCTCTACGAGCCCAGATGGAGCCCGCGTATCCTTGAAGAATGGGCGCGGGCGACGGTCAAGCTCGGCGATGGGGCCGAAGCCATTGCCCGCGGCGAGATCGTGCAGCTTGGGCTGCGCTTTCCTGTCGCCAGTATCCGTATCCGCGAAGGGATCGAAGGACGGCTCTGGCTTCCCGATCCTGCCGATGTGCATGTGCTCGCTGCCGCAATTTCAGGCTCTTGCGATGCGATCGTCACGATGAACGTGTCGGATTTTCCGCTCAATCTCTTGCGGGACGAGGGGATCGAGCGGGTGGACCCCGATGGGTTTCTCTATGGCCTCTGGCTTGATGCGCCAGAGGCGGTGGAACGGGCCTGCGCCCGCGTGTCTGCAGAAGCAGAGCGGCTTTCGGGGATGCCTTGGGAGATGCGCAAGCTTATGAAAAAAGCGCGGCTTCCCAGATTGGGCAAGGCATTGGCCTAA